A part of Girardinichthys multiradiatus isolate DD_20200921_A chromosome 12, DD_fGirMul_XY1, whole genome shotgun sequence genomic DNA contains:
- the LOC124877574 gene encoding uncharacterized protein LOC124877574 — MFGVSKLSLWVLTGLAAVTTVFFNVYIFLMTLWNKTGKKKRSPSETLIMALAVADVTHQLMCYVWMTMDEVDSSCEIAEMFYTVLLVLMSSFKFTIIWDSSFLTFYYSTKLVSTPNHCYTQIQAAILKHVSLAVFLIPLFGLATCMPILMAFQIGNYTEGVEQQIDCGVLLPESNAGMVYDVIYLLLSDVLPGMVMLKCCISISIHLAIHLRHMKASTNGAHPPKLGSQIRVVQMSLSLAANFLIFLMVDLYINYEVVVKHENSMGVTFFITSFYSTVTAMVLIYGKKTLWKTMIHDINTCLDAYPCLRCLKMPKQNSPPSEPPEVKT; from the coding sequence ATGTTCGGAGTGAGTAAATTGTCCCTTTGGGTCTTGACGGGCCTGGCAGCTGTCACCACTGTTTTCTTTAACGTCTACATCTTTTTGATGACTCTATGGAACAAGACagggaagaagaagaggagccCCAGTGAAACCCTCATCATGGCTCTGGCGGTGGCCGACGTGACTCACCAGTTGATGTGCTACGTCTGGATGACCATGGATGAAGTGGACAGCAGCTGTGAAATTGCGGAGATGTTCTACACTGTCCTGCTGGTGCTCATGTCCAGCTTCAAGTTCACCATCATTTGGGACTCTAGCTTTCTCACCTTTTACTACAGCACCAAGCTGGTCAGTACGCCCAACCACTGCTATACCCAGATCCAAGCTGCCATCCTTAAGCATGTGAGCCTCGCGGTTTTCCTCATCCCCCTGTTTGGCCTGGCCACATGCATGCCGATTCTTATGGCGTTTCAAATAGGCAACTACACTGAAGGGGTAGAACAGCAGATTGACTGTGGGGTTTTGCTGCCCGAGTCCAACGCTGGCATGGTCTACGATGTAATTTACCTGCTCCTCTCTGATGTGCTGCCTGGGATGGTCATGTTGAAGTGCTGCATCTCTATCTCCATTCACCTGGCCATCCACCTGCGCCACATGAAAGCTAGCACCAACGGCGCCCACCCCCCAAAGCTCGGCTCCCAGATAAGGGTGGTCCAGATGTCTTTGTCTCTGGCGGCGAACTTCCTGATCTTCCTCATGGTCGACCTTTACATCAACTACGAGGTTGTGGTGAAACACGAGAATTCTATGGGGGTCACGTTCTTCATCACATCCTTCTATTCGACTGTCACAGCCATGGTCCTCATCTATGGCAaaaagactctttggaaaaccatgatACATGACATTAACACCTGTCTGGATGCATATCCATGTTTGCGCTGCCTGAAAATGCCTAAGCAAAACTCACCACCCAGTGAACCTCCAGAGGTTAAGACatga
- the vsig8b gene encoding V-set and immunoglobulin domain-containing protein 8b, protein MDPRGWSVWLKVDVLLLIAIQLRTEAMVITSSGPQTIQKAEGETVNLGCTYTPGAEDKGDLDIEWSSVSPDMTQKDKLILSYTVDQIHHYDPDLSKRINLLTDPKQGDASISISAVRASDTGTYQCKIKKAPGVDMRKVTLVVQVPPSVPKCWVEGGEEKGATVSLRCKSSKGSIPLTYVWKRETGGAMPTTATQDAQTGELLIKNHTEGNTGTYVCEAKNGVGEAQCKYTLHAYNPTDKVGVIVGAVIGALLLLLLLLFLIWLLVCCCHKKRYQKEAANEIREDAPAPESRPSSRLSSFRSVTGYNTHQGLQYTSVGGHLSSINESGPINPAGSNAPSTVGDRAAPLKYDHQYGYAV, encoded by the exons ATGGATCCTAGGGGCTGGAGTGTGTGGCTGAAGGTGGATGTGCTGCTTCTAATAGCAATTCAGCTGAGGACAG AGGCGATGGTGATAACATCATCAGGGCCACAGACTATTCAGAAAGCAGAAGGGGAAACAGTCAACCTTGGGTGCACCTACACTCCGGGTGCAGAGGACAAAGGAGACCTGGACATAGAATGGTCCAGCGTCAGTCCAGACATgacacaaaaagacaaactg ATCTTGTCTTACACAGTTGACCAGATACACCACTACGACCCAGACCTTTCCAAAAGAATTAACCTTTTGACAGACCCAAAGCAGGGAGATGCGTCCATCTCAATTTCAGCTGTGAGGGCCTCAGACACCGGCACCTACCAGTGTAAGATCAAAAAGGCACCGGGCGTGGACATGAGAAAAGTGACTCTGGTTGTGCAGG TTCCCCCCTCGGTGCCAAAGTGTTGGGTTGAAGGTGGTGAGGAGAAAGGAGCCACAGTGTCCCTACGCTGTAAATCCTCCAAGGGATCCATTCCTCTCACTTATGTGTGGAAACGAGAGACCGGGGGTGCGATGCCAACCACTGCCACACAAG ATGCACAAACTGGAGAGCTTCTGATAAAGAACCACACAGAGGGCAATACTGGGACCTATGTGTGTGAGGCAAAAAATGGGGTTGGTGAAGCACAGTGCAAATATACACTGCATGCATACAACC CTACTGATAAAGTGGGTGTCATAGTTGGTGCGGTGATAGGTGCTCTGCTGCTGTTACTCCTCCTCTTGTTTCTCATCTGGCTCCTGGTCTGCTGCTGCCACAAGAAGCGCTACCAGAAGGAGGCTGCAAATGAAATTAG GGAGGATGCCCCTGCTCCGGAGAGCAGACCCTCTAGCAGGCTCTCTAGTTTCCGCTCAGTGACGGGATACAACACTCACCAGGGGTTGCAGTACACTTCTGTAGGGGGTCACCTGTCCAGTATCAATGAATCTGGTCCCATCAACCCTGCTGGCAGCAATGCACCGAGCACAGTGGGGGACAGAGCAGCTCCTCTTAAATATGACCATCAATACGGATATGCTGTGTAA